CATCATTGGCGACAAGGGCGTGCTGTTTTCGCCGGACGACTACGGCGCGAAGTTCCTCATCCAGCTCGAGGGCGAAAAGACCTTCACCGACGGCAATGAGCACCCCGCTGCCAAGGCCGTGCCCCAATCCATCCCCCGCTCACCGGGCCACAACGAAGAGTGGTTCCAGATGATCAAGGACGGCACCCCTGCCTACTCGAACTTCGACATCGCCGGCTACCTCACCGAAATCATCCTCCTCGGCTGCATCGCCCTCCGCGTCGGCGAAGGCGTGAAGATGGAATGGGATGGCCCCGGCATGAAGTCTCCCAACTGCCCCGAAGCCGCCCAGTTCGTCAAACGCGACAACCGCCCCGGCTTCTAGGCAAAACGATTCCTCAAGGCTGACCTCAAAGCGTGCCCCGCCCTAACAAAGCGGGGCACGTTTCTTTTCATCCCCCGGGACCGCGCCCCCGCCTCGCTTCGACAGCCCCGCCGGAGTGGCGCTTTCTGAAGCACCATAACGCGGACCGCTTCCTCCCGGAAGCCCTGCGGGAATCAGCCCAGAAACCCCATCCAATTTTCACCCTCCGTGATCCTCTCTGCAACCTCTGTCCAAACTCTCGGCACCAACTCTCGCAGCCCGGCCTCTACAACCACCCCTTCCTTCTGAAGAATACCAGTTGCGCGACCGCGATCACCAGCATCACTCCCATCACTACGATGTAGCCGTGCGGGCTGTAGAGCTCCGGCATGTTCAGCGGCATCGTCTTGTTGTCCGGCGGCTCTTGGGAAAAGTTCATCCCATAGACCCCCACGATGAAAGTCAGCGGGATGAAGATCGAGGTGATCACCGTCAACACCCGCATCACTTCGTTCGTCCGCAGCCCGACGCTCGAGTGATAAAGCTCCATCAGGCCCGTGGTGATTTCCTTGTAGCTTTCCACGAAGTCCATCAGCTGCACCGTGTGGTCATAGCAATCCCGTAGGAACACCTTCGTCGGTGCCTTGATCTGCCCCGAATTGTCATGGAGCAGGCCGTTCACCAGATCGCGCAACGGCCAGACGTAACGGCGGAGCTGAGTGAGGCTCCTGCGATGCTCATGCAGCTTTAGCACCATCGAACGCTCCGGATTCTCCAACAACTGGTCCTCCAGATCCTCGATCGACCGTCCCAGCTCATCGAGCACCGGGAAGTAGTGGTCGATGATCGAGTCGAGCAAAGCATAGGCAAGGTAGTCCGCCTTCGACTTGCGGATGCTCCCGCGGCCCGCGCGCAGGCGCTCGCGCACCGGATTGAAGACGTCGTACTCCGGCTCCTCCTGAACGGTGATCACGTAGTTCTTCCCCAGGAAGATGCTCACCTGTTCCCCGCAGATGCACTCGGTCGCATCCTGATAGACCATCTGCGCCACGATGAAGAGATGGTCTTGGAATTCCTCCACCTTGGGGCGCTGCCCCGTATTCAGCACATCCTCCAGGGCGAGCGGATGCAGCCCGTATTTCCGGGCCAGTAGCTCAAGCGCATCGATGTCACCCAACCCGTCGATGTTGATCCAGGTGATCTTCCCCGCATCGATCAGCGCCAGCAGATCGGCGGACTCCGTCACCTCGTGCTCCGCGAAGCTGTTCGCATCGTATTCGAGCAAATGGATCCTCGGCTTCACGGCTCCCTCTCCCTCCGTGTGAGGCACGAGGGTCGCGGGAGAGGCACCCGGCGCGAAATGGCGCTTCAACATGCCGCACAGCCTAGCGGCTGCGCCGCCGGGTGCAAGCGGCCCTCTCAATGACCAGCCACCCCAGCGTGCCGGAAACGACCTCCGTGGCACCGATCGCCGAACGCCCCCCCTCTTCCCTCCCCCTCCGCCTTTTCATCCACACTGGCAGTAGAAAGTAACCGCCAGCATGCGCGAAACTCCACGACGCCATGCTCCCGGACGCCCCTTCACCCCTCACCCGAACCGCCCCGGCAAATGCCACTGGCACCTCGACTCCTATTGGGCGAAACCCAAAAAGCACCTCCGATCAACCCCATCCATCCCGGCCCCCTCCTCGGCCTCCCCAAGCTCCCCCCGCATCCCGTACCGCCTGTTAATTTCCCTGTTTTAACAGGCATAACAGGCGGCTCCGCCAAGGGCCTCCGAGGCACAATTCCGCACCCCGGACCACCCTCTTCACGTTGGCGCTCGATCTTCGCCCTCCCCTCCCGCTCACGGCTTCGTCACCACGCTGTTCGAGACATCGTTCCCGAACTCCTCGAAGCCATCCAGCTTCCACATCACCTTCTTCGTCTTCGGTTCCAGCTCGATCAGGATCGGCTGCCCCGGACCCGCATGGCAGTTGCCGATCACATAGTTGCCATTCGGCAGGATCTGCAGCGTGGTCACCCATGCGAGCGTGATGCCTTCGAGGTCCTTCTGCTCGATCTTCCAGACGATCTCCTTCGCCGGAGTCACCTCGAGCACCGAGTGACCGTTGCCCGTCGTCAGCAGCGTGTTGCCATTCTTCAGGCGCAGCGCGCTGAAGGTGCAGTTGCCGAAGGCTTCCGGGCCATGGCCGTCCTTCGGCTCCTTGCCAAACATCGGCACCGCATACTCCCACACCACCTTCCCCTCGGCATCATACTCGCGCACTGTCCCGTCGCCTTCCTGGCAGACGAGGTAGTGCCCGTTGTCGAGCTTGCGCGCCAGACGCGTGTCGCGGTGGGCATCGGGGTGTTCGCGCTTGAGCGTGACCTCTTTCAAAAGCTTACCGTCCTTATCGATCTCGATGATCCGGCCGACGCCGCTTTCCGCGATCATCATCTTCCCGCCCTCAAGCGGTTGGAAGGCATGGACCTCCAGGCGCTTGCCTTCGTTGCCATTGCTCTTCGTCGAGTCGTAGCTCCACACCACTTCCTTTTTCTTCGGGTCGATCCCGCAGACCTCGCGCATGTCCTTCTGGACATAGATCAGGCCGTCCTTGCCCTGGTGGATGTCATGGATCCCGCCCCATGGCATCTCCCAAGCCACCTTGCCATCACGCCACAGGGCGAGCTTCCCCTTTCCCTGCAGGAGGACGTCCCGGGCCTGAAGCGGAGCGAGCGAAAGGGCGGCGAGGGCGAGGATCGAGAGGCGGTTCATGGTGCGATGGAAAGTTTCCGGGTTTGGCAGATGGACTGTGATCTACATGCGGGATGCGTTCCCCTTTTCAAACAAATAGCGAGTCACGGGACGATGAATAGGACACCGGGAAAACACGTCTCTCCCGGCACGCTGCCTTCTCCCGAGTCTCAACGCGCCCGCCTAGCTGTTAGGCGGGCTTTCTTGACACTCGCCAGTGGGCCGCTACCTTGGAACTCCTAAACATTTCTTAAGTAATTCGATGACCAAACTGCTTCTCCTCGGCCTCGTCGCCCTGCCGCTGGCCGCCACCAGTGCCCACGCTCAGGGCACCCGCAAGCTCGACAAGCGCTTCCTCAAGGCTGACATCGACAACAACAACGCACTGAGCCCTCTCGAGTTCCAAGCCACCCAAGGCAAGCGGGTTAGCGCTGCTTACAGCCGCTTCCGCTTCAACCGTGCGGACACCGACGAAAATGGCGCAATCTCCCTGAACGAGTTCCGCGCCAGCAAGGCAGGCACCACCAACGGCAAGGCTTCCCGCCTCGATATCTTCCTGACCGCGGACCTCAACGATGACGACGAGCTCTCGCCGGACGAGTACATCGACACCCTGCCGCCCCGCGTGGCCTACCCGAAGGCGATCCGCTCCTTCGACAAGCGCGACAAGGACGACAATGGCGGTCTCAGCCCGCGCGAGTTCGGCATCCGCCGCTTCCCGCTCTGATTCATTTTTCAGAAAGTTCTGAATTTCAGGAGCGACGGCCAAACCGTCGCTCCAACTCTGTACGGCGGAATTCAAAGATCCGATCCAGCTTGCGGCGGGCAAAGACCGCATGCGCGATCGCCCCGCAGGGCCCCAGCGGCATCATGTAGTGGATCAGGTCGCTGACCTTCACCCCGCCTTCCACCGCTTCGAACAGATGCCGGTGGTGCCAGAACTTGTAGGGGCCGAAACGCTGCTCATCGATGAAGCAGCGCCGCTCCTCCACCGCCTTGATCTCAGTCACCCACGGGACCCACAGTCCGGGCAGGACTTTCACCCGGTATTCGATGATCTGCCCCTCGTGCATCTTCTCCGCCGGGCAGTGAACGATCCGGAACCCCAGATCCGGCGGGGTGATCGCATCCAGGTTCCGCGGAGAGGAAAAGAAATCCCAAGCTTCCTGAAGCGGGATCGGAAGGAATTGCTCGCGGGCGAGGGAATGAAGCATCGGCCAAATGACTAATTCCTAAGCACTCATATTTCAAACCAGCCGGTGCCGAAGGATCCGCATTCGCGAAACGTGGGAGATTTGCCCGGATGCACGCTTGCAGCTCGCCCGCTCGCTCCCGTTTGAAAATTGGCCCTTAGAAATTAGCCCTTTGCCCTCGGATTGTCGCGCTTCGCACTTGGCTACCCGTGCCCCCCGCCTACCGTCCCCGCCGATGTCCTCGCCAAAATTGTTTAGCCCCGGCCCCATCGACGTTTCGCCTGAAACCTTCGCCGCCATGTCGCGGACGATGATCGGTCACCGCGGCTCCGAGTTCGAAGCCCTCTACGCCTCGCTCCAGCCCGGCCTCCAAGCCATTTTCGGCACCTCTCGCCCCGTTTTCCTTTCCACTTCCTCCGCTTGGGGCGTGATGGAAGGCGCCCTCCGCAATCTCGCCCGCAAGAAGGTGCTCTGCCTCTGCTGCGGCGCCTTCTCGGACAAGTGGCTCGATGTCGCCAAGAAGTGCGGTTACGAGGCCGACTCCGTGCAGGTCGAGTGGGGCCAGCAGATCGACCCCGAGGCGGTCCGCGCGAAACTCTCCGAAGGTGGCTTCGACACCGTGACCTTCATCCATAGCGAAACCTCCACCGGCGTCCTTAGCGATCTCGCTGCCGTGTCTAAGGTGGTGAAGTCCTTCCCGGACACCATGCTGATCGTGGATACTGTTTCCTCGCTCTCGACCGTGCCGGTGGACATGGATGCCAATGGCATCGACGTGATGCTTGCCGGCGTCCAGAAGGCACTCGCCCTGCCTCCCGGCCTCTGCGTCTTCGCCGTTTCGGAAGCGGGCATGGAGCGCGTCAAAGGCACGCCGAACCGCGGCTATTACTTCGACTTCGTGGAGTTCGCCAAAAACGCCGCCGCCAACAACACCCCGTCCACCCCGGCCATCTCCATCCTCTACGGATTGCAGTACATCCTCGGTGAGATCGAGAAGGAAGGCCTCGAGACCCGCTTCGCACGCCACGCCAAGACCAACGCGATGATCCACGCCTGGGGCGCCAAGCACGGCTTCGAGCACTTCGCTCCGGAAGGCTACCGCTCCACCGCTCTGACCTGCTTCAAGACCCCCGAGGGCTTCGACCTCTCCGCCTTCATCAAGAACCTGAAGACGAAGCACAACTTCCTCATCAACGGCGGCTACGGCAAGATCAAGGGAACCACCTTCCGCATCTCCAACATGGGCAACGAAACCGAAGCCACCATGCAGGAGCTGATCGACGCCATGGACGACGTCCTCGGCTGAGCCGGCAACCATTCATCCCCGTATGATGCGGGGACCTGAGGAAGGGAGGGCATCCAAGCCCTCCCTTCTTTGTTTTCACGCCAACTCCCAAGCAGCCCTGTCCTCGAAAAAGAGGACATCTTCGCGGAGCCGCTGACAGTCCCGGGGCTTCTGCCGCCCGGACATGGCAGTAAGTCATCCCTTGTAGCGGGAGAAACCTCGCGCAAGCGTCTGGTCACACTCTCCTTGGCTGTTCAAAACGCCAGGAGAAGCATTCCCGGCTAAACCCGAGCCCCGATCCCGCCGTTAGAACCGATACCCATTGGAACCTCATGAAAACCGCACTGCTTCTGCTCGCCGTGGCTATTCCCGCATTCGCCGCTGAACCGAACACCCTCAGTCCCGAGGAGAAAAAGGAGAACTTCAAGCTCCTCTTCGACGGCAAGTCCCTGAAGGGCTGGCACACCTACAAGCAAAAGGAACCGAAGGAACAGTGGAAGGTGGAGGACGACGCCATCACCCTGACCGCCGGCGGCGGTGGCGATCTGGTGACCGATGACGACTACGCCGACTTCGATTTCCGCTGCGAGTGGAAGATCGCTGACCAAGGCAACTCCGGTATCATGTGGCATTCCACCGAAGACCACGACTACCCTTGGGTGAGCGGTCCGGAGTACCAGATCCTCGATTCCTTCGACAAACCGGGCCACAAGTACGCCCACGAAACCAAGAAGGGCAACATCGCCGGATGCTTCTACGACATCTACCCGGGCAAGGTCGAATGGTCCAAGCCGGTCGGCGAATGGAATGAAACCCGCATTGTGATCAAAGGCACCAAGGTGACCCTCTACCTCAATGGCAATGTGACCTCCGACGTGGATACCGAAAGCCCCGAGTTCAAGGCCGCCCTCGACAAGTCCAAGTTCAAGGGCTGGGAATTCTTCAACAAGGCCAAGAAGGGCCACATCGTGTTCCAAGACCACGGTGACAAGGTCGCCTTCCGCAACATCCGCATCAAGAAGCTGTAAGCACCCGCTTACGGATCATCTTCATAACAAGTGAAAGGCCCGCCATTACGGCGGGCCTTTCTGTGTTCGGTGTGTGTGTGTGGAAATGGACTATTCTTCTTCCTTCCCGGAAAGCGCCATCGCGGAACCGGGGTTGCCCTTGACCAGAACGGGCGCGGCCTTGGGCTTCACCAGTTGGGGGCGAGGGGTAGCGGGAGCACTATGGCGCACCATCTGGTCGATCACGGCGGGCGGCGTGCGGGCCACGACCTTGGCCCCGAAAAAGAGCGAGCCGAAGCAAGCCACGGTCCCTGCAAGATACAGGCCGGTGTTCCAGCCCTGCATGACCCATGATTTCGGAAGCAGCAACCGGGAGATCAAGGCAGCAAGCACCACGCCAGTACCCAGAAAGGGCGCTGACATCAGCAGCCAATGCTCCGATCGCCCGGGCATGACATTCGCGAACAAGCGAGCCAGGCAGGCGATCGAACCGGTGGATCCGATCAACAGGATCATCAGCCAGGTGAGCGAAAGCTTCGGCCGGATCAGGTTGAGGCGGCCACCGCGGTTCGAGCGATTGAGGAGGTCCTGCACCGTCTTGATGCCGAGGCAGGTGTTCAACCGGCGCGCTTCGAAGGATTGGGACTTCGCGTACTGGTTTTTCCGCTCGGACGAAAGATGCTGGATCCGGAGCCGGGCATACGCCGCCAAGGCATCCTGCTTCTTTCCGCCGCTGACAGCCAAAGCCGTGGCCCAAGCCCCCGGCTCCAGCGTCTGGCGCAGGATTTCCTGGCCTACTCTCTCCGAGATCTCGCGATCAAGTACGGCCTGGGGAGAGACCAGCTTGTGAACTGCCGCACGGAGAGTGATGGGTTTCATGCTCCGGCGGTGTTAGAGGCTCCCGCACGACGGCGGCGCAAAAGGAGAAAACCCGCGCACGACATCAGCAAGGCACTCGAAGGCTCCGGCACCGAGGTCGATACCGTGCCACCATCCTGGATGCTCTTGCCGAGATTGCTGGCGAGGAAAAGATCCAAGCTGTTCAGCTTCGTGGTGGTCGTGGAGCCGGCGTGGCCTGCCAACTCGCCACCAACCACATTCGTCTGGAAGAAGC
This portion of the Luteolibacter luteus genome encodes:
- the corA gene encoding magnesium/cobalt transporter CorA, which translates into the protein MLKRHFAPGASPATLVPHTEGEGAVKPRIHLLEYDANSFAEHEVTESADLLALIDAGKITWINIDGLGDIDALELLARKYGLHPLALEDVLNTGQRPKVEEFQDHLFIVAQMVYQDATECICGEQVSIFLGKNYVITVQEEPEYDVFNPVRERLRAGRGSIRKSKADYLAYALLDSIIDHYFPVLDELGRSIEDLEDQLLENPERSMVLKLHEHRRSLTQLRRYVWPLRDLVNGLLHDNSGQIKAPTKVFLRDCYDHTVQLMDFVESYKEITTGLMELYHSSVGLRTNEVMRVLTVITSIFIPLTFIVGVYGMNFSQEPPDNKTMPLNMPELYSPHGYIVVMGVMLVIAVAQLVFFRRKGWL
- a CDS encoding PQQ-binding-like beta-propeller repeat protein codes for the protein MNRLSILALAALSLAPLQARDVLLQGKGKLALWRDGKVAWEMPWGGIHDIHQGKDGLIYVQKDMREVCGIDPKKKEVVWSYDSTKSNGNEGKRLEVHAFQPLEGGKMMIAESGVGRIIEIDKDGKLLKEVTLKREHPDAHRDTRLARKLDNGHYLVCQEGDGTVREYDAEGKVVWEYAVPMFGKEPKDGHGPEAFGNCTFSALRLKNGNTLLTTGNGHSVLEVTPAKEIVWKIEQKDLEGITLAWVTTLQILPNGNYVIGNCHAGPGQPILIELEPKTKKVMWKLDGFEEFGNDVSNSVVTKP
- a CDS encoding EF-hand domain-containing protein yields the protein MTKLLLLGLVALPLAATSAHAQGTRKLDKRFLKADIDNNNALSPLEFQATQGKRVSAAYSRFRFNRADTDENGAISLNEFRASKAGTTNGKASRLDIFLTADLNDDDELSPDEYIDTLPPRVAYPKAIRSFDKRDKDDNGGLSPREFGIRRFPL
- a CDS encoding SRPBCC family protein produces the protein MLHSLAREQFLPIPLQEAWDFFSSPRNLDAITPPDLGFRIVHCPAEKMHEGQIIEYRVKVLPGLWVPWVTEIKAVEERRCFIDEQRFGPYKFWHHRHLFEAVEGGVKVSDLIHYMMPLGPCGAIAHAVFARRKLDRIFEFRRTELERRFGRRS
- a CDS encoding pyridoxal-phosphate-dependent aminotransferase family protein; translation: MSRTMIGHRGSEFEALYASLQPGLQAIFGTSRPVFLSTSSAWGVMEGALRNLARKKVLCLCCGAFSDKWLDVAKKCGYEADSVQVEWGQQIDPEAVRAKLSEGGFDTVTFIHSETSTGVLSDLAAVSKVVKSFPDTMLIVDTVSSLSTVPVDMDANGIDVMLAGVQKALALPPGLCVFAVSEAGMERVKGTPNRGYYFDFVEFAKNAAANNTPSTPAISILYGLQYILGEIEKEGLETRFARHAKTNAMIHAWGAKHGFEHFAPEGYRSTALTCFKTPEGFDLSAFIKNLKTKHNFLINGGYGKIKGTTFRISNMGNETEATMQELIDAMDDVLG
- a CDS encoding 3-keto-disaccharide hydrolase, which encodes MKTALLLLAVAIPAFAAEPNTLSPEEKKENFKLLFDGKSLKGWHTYKQKEPKEQWKVEDDAITLTAGGGGDLVTDDDYADFDFRCEWKIADQGNSGIMWHSTEDHDYPWVSGPEYQILDSFDKPGHKYAHETKKGNIAGCFYDIYPGKVEWSKPVGEWNETRIVIKGTKVTLYLNGNVTSDVDTESPEFKAALDKSKFKGWEFFNKAKKGHIVFQDHGDKVAFRNIRIKKL